From the Opitutia bacterium genome, one window contains:
- a CDS encoding sigma-70 family RNA polymerase sigma factor: MSNDAELLRTYVQRRDEGAFTELVRRHVDVVYAAALRRANGRAHLAEDITQRVFCDLARKAALLAHHPVLIGWLHRSTRYAAIDALRAEMRREKIARELTAMTDSSSDAEITVPWEQLRPVLDAALDELSARDRELVLLRYFSGLTFADAGARFGLREDAARRRTERALDKLRGLLARRGVTSTTAALGVLLANQPLVAAPAGVAASVSAAAVAAAPTGAAAAVATFFLMNKTAAVALSALVAVGLTTVVWTSVARDRGPELESLRAENAKLTRANAAGAPSSEVAAIANEYATTATAISRAMERRQANRTGAAASAKPDAASAGEVTARGHRNHGTATAHDAALTFGWATDICDPDELAKLVYFDAKAREAAVAVLAGMPEEIRAQYPTPEKLYGMLLAASCLEAPPPSAEMMERMMKVVEIAPGRAASRRVGSDRNYHEYQLTETGWKYVLPEGGVKGLPGILNSGTLARLNKTAATSP, encoded by the coding sequence ATGTCGAACGATGCCGAACTCCTCCGAACTTACGTGCAGCGCCGGGACGAGGGCGCGTTCACCGAACTGGTGCGCCGGCATGTCGACGTGGTGTATGCCGCCGCGTTGCGGCGCGCCAATGGGCGGGCGCATCTTGCGGAGGACATCACACAGCGCGTCTTCTGCGATCTCGCCCGCAAGGCCGCGCTCCTGGCGCATCATCCCGTGCTGATCGGCTGGTTGCATCGCAGCACGCGCTACGCGGCGATCGATGCGCTGCGCGCCGAAATGCGACGCGAGAAAATCGCCCGCGAACTCACCGCCATGACCGACTCATCGTCCGACGCCGAAATCACGGTGCCGTGGGAGCAGTTGCGTCCCGTGCTCGATGCGGCGCTCGACGAGCTTTCCGCGCGCGATCGCGAGCTCGTGTTGCTGCGCTATTTTTCCGGGCTGACGTTCGCCGACGCGGGCGCGCGGTTCGGCTTGCGCGAGGATGCGGCGCGGCGGCGCACGGAGCGCGCGCTCGACAAATTGCGCGGTCTTCTCGCGCGGCGCGGCGTCACGTCGACGACGGCGGCGCTGGGCGTGTTGCTGGCGAATCAGCCGCTCGTGGCGGCGCCGGCGGGTGTGGCCGCGAGCGTGTCGGCGGCGGCGGTGGCCGCGGCGCCGACCGGCGCGGCGGCGGCCGTGGCGACGTTTTTTCTTATGAACAAGACTGCTGCTGTCGCGCTGAGCGCGCTGGTTGCCGTGGGTCTCACGACTGTGGTGTGGACCTCCGTGGCCCGGGATCGTGGTCCGGAACTGGAATCGCTCCGCGCGGAAAACGCGAAGCTCACGCGCGCCAACGCGGCGGGAGCGCCGTCGAGCGAAGTCGCGGCGATCGCCAACGAATACGCGACGACGGCGACCGCGATTTCGCGGGCCATGGAGCGACGGCAGGCGAACCGAACCGGTGCGGCGGCGTCCGCGAAACCCGACGCGGCCTCCGCGGGCGAAGTCACGGCGCGCGGGCACCGCAATCACGGCACGGCGACGGCGCACGATGCGGCGCTGACGTTCGGTTGGGCGACGGATATCTGCGATCCGGATGAGCTGGCGAAGCTGGTCTATTTCGACGCGAAGGCGCGAGAGGCCGCGGTCGCGGTGCTCGCGGGAATGCCGGAGGAGATTCGCGCGCAGTATCCGACGCCGGAGAAGCTCTACGGGATGTTGCTGGCGGCGTCATGTCTCGAGGCTCCGCCGCCCTCGGCGGAGATGATGGAGCGGATGATGAAGGTCGTGGAAATCGCTCCGGGCCGCGCGGCGTCGCGGCGCGTGGGCTCGGACCGGAATTATCACGAGTATCAGCTCACCGAAACGGGTTGGAAATACGTATTGCCCGAGGGCGGTGTGAAAGGTCTCCCCGGCATCCTGAACAGCGGGACGCTGGCGCGGTTGAACAAAACGGCGGCGACGTCGCCCTGA
- the purD gene encoding phosphoribosylamine--glycine ligase, translating to MRLHSLTARRRKSGQKIRVGTPRHAHPRAGRGPASVPICSPPVASAKLPTSVLVIGSGGREHTLVRSLLASPAKPRVICAPGNAGIAQDVACFPIAADDIAGLVELAQRERIEFVVVGPEVPLSLGLVDALIKAGIPAYGPKADGARLEASKVFTKQILLKYGIPTAAAGIFTEVAPALDYIRQRGAPIVIKADGLAAGKGVVVAQTLAEAEAAVHDMLAGNKFGSAGSQILVEDCMFGDETSILVVVSGRDYVILPVSQDHKRVGDGDTGPNTGGMGTYSPAEVVTPDLLARIDREIVKPSVDAIASEGIDFRGTLFIGIMLTASGPSVLEYNTRFGDPETQVVLPRLRTDLLALLWRAATGQLAGTTLEVRPEAALCVVVAAKGYPDKFPKGDVITFPAALPPGTTIFHAGTAKNTAGEIVTNGGRVLGVTALASTLREAADRAYAACDALQCASKYFRRDIGARQLNRR from the coding sequence ATGCGGCTTCACTCTCTAACCGCGCGTCGGCGCAAAAGCGGACAAAAAATCCGCGTCGGGACGCCGCGTCATGCGCATCCGCGGGCTGGACGCGGCCCGGCATCCGTGCCCATCTGTTCTCCACCTGTGGCTTCCGCGAAACTTCCCACCTCCGTCCTCGTCATCGGTTCCGGCGGGCGTGAACACACGCTCGTGCGCTCGCTGCTCGCCTCGCCGGCTAAGCCGCGCGTGATTTGCGCTCCGGGCAACGCCGGCATCGCGCAGGACGTCGCGTGCTTCCCCATCGCCGCCGACGACATCGCCGGCCTCGTCGAACTCGCGCAGCGCGAGCGCATCGAGTTCGTCGTCGTCGGCCCCGAAGTGCCGCTCTCGCTCGGGCTAGTCGACGCGCTGATCAAGGCCGGCATTCCCGCCTACGGCCCCAAGGCCGACGGCGCGCGCCTCGAAGCCTCGAAGGTTTTCACGAAACAGATCCTGCTGAAATACGGCATCCCGACCGCCGCCGCCGGCATCTTCACGGAAGTCGCGCCCGCACTCGACTACATCCGCCAACGCGGCGCGCCGATCGTGATCAAGGCCGACGGCCTCGCAGCCGGCAAAGGCGTCGTCGTCGCGCAAACACTCGCCGAAGCCGAGGCCGCCGTGCACGACATGCTCGCCGGCAACAAATTCGGCTCCGCCGGCAGCCAGATTCTCGTCGAGGACTGCATGTTCGGCGACGAGACCTCGATCCTCGTCGTCGTCTCCGGTCGCGATTACGTCATCCTTCCCGTCTCGCAGGATCACAAACGCGTCGGCGACGGCGACACCGGCCCGAACACCGGCGGCATGGGCACCTACTCGCCGGCCGAAGTCGTCACGCCCGACCTGCTCGCGCGCATCGACCGCGAAATCGTGAAGCCCTCCGTCGACGCGATCGCGAGCGAAGGCATCGATTTCCGCGGCACGCTCTTCATCGGCATCATGCTCACCGCGAGCGGCCCGAGTGTCCTCGAATACAACACGCGCTTCGGCGACCCCGAGACGCAGGTCGTGCTCCCGCGTCTGAGGACCGACCTGCTCGCGTTGCTCTGGCGCGCCGCCACCGGCCAGCTCGCCGGCACCACTCTCGAAGTCCGCCCCGAAGCCGCGCTCTGCGTCGTCGTCGCCGCGAAAGGTTATCCGGACAAATTTCCCAAGGGCGACGTCATCACCTTCCCCGCCGCGCTTCCGCCCGGCACGACGATCTTCCACGCCGGCACGGCGAAAAACACCGCCGGCGAAATCGTCACGAATGGCGGTCGCGTCCTCGGCGTGACCGCGCTCGCCTCCACGCTGCGCGAAGCCGCCGACCGCGCCTACGCCGCGTGCGACGCGCTCCAGTGCGCCTCGAAATATTTCCGCCGCGACATCGGCGCCCGCCAGCTCAACCGCCGATGA
- a CDS encoding low molecular weight protein arginine phosphatase: protein MPAPGPIIVVCTANICRSPMAEGLLSHALAAENGPLKNLKVVSAGVAARPGEYVSDNSVVALKKVGIDIAAHRARPLTQDMLNTALLVLCMTESHRSLIELQASPVPERLHLFRDFLPDGASREIADPFGGPLKLYEASRDEMVEAIPSIVAQLKTLVPVS from the coding sequence ATGCCAGCTCCGGGCCCCATCATCGTTGTCTGCACGGCAAACATCTGCCGCAGCCCCATGGCCGAAGGCCTGCTCTCTCACGCCCTCGCCGCCGAGAATGGCCCGCTGAAGAACCTCAAAGTGGTCTCCGCCGGTGTCGCCGCGCGTCCCGGCGAATACGTTTCGGACAACTCCGTCGTCGCGCTCAAGAAGGTCGGCATCGACATCGCGGCGCATCGCGCGCGGCCACTGACCCAGGACATGCTCAACACCGCGCTGCTCGTGCTGTGCATGACCGAGTCGCATCGCAGCCTGATCGAGCTGCAGGCTTCGCCCGTGCCCGAGCGCCTGCATCTGTTCCGCGATTTTCTCCCCGACGGCGCCAGCCGCGAGATCGCCGATCCCTTCGGCGGTCCGCTCAAGCTCTACGAAGCGAGCCGCGACGAGATGGTTGAGGCCATCCCCAGCATCGTCGCGCAGCTGAAGACTCTCGTGCCCGTCTC